Proteins encoded by one window of Chondromyces crocatus:
- a CDS encoding DUF6603 domain-containing protein, producing MTSSKSLKDLTNADLLPAPIHQSLALDAQAPVPVTWLKTIKQVIEGPPDQPISWIPLQKSLGPFDFEQVGLQLHDDETLWVYVDGSFAAYGFSVTPKGLAVSSPIHDLSPAVHLDGFGVAYKNDALTLGLALQRAQRTDADGNATTEYDGTGAIQFTVGKSAVGLSIIGSWASYEGTPALFLYGVVAVPIAFPPFFDIKAVSLGFGFNNSLSVPPIDKVTEFPLVAEAIDGTMQQVDAKGSNMASILSSELDSLASYIKPVPGAGFLAVGLKFSAFRVIDGFVLLSADLGAHTFEIDVLGVADLVVPYVEGKRKVSPLIEMRMLLEASFAPFDGYFGIIAELDPSSYVFMKSCHITGGFASYVWFAQEHAGDFVITLGGYHPRYVVPSHYPTVPRLGVDWQIDKFTHLKGDLYYALCAHAMMAGGYAEIHFDCAGVYADFKVGADFLISWQPYYYDIDVGIDLRGGVDFVGPIDVGASIHLWGPDFGGYASVRVLFITITVSFGDQSSIYPLAVDWDAFQDNLPDDDGMCSLAVSTGLRQQVTDTDGETPVYVIDPKAFAISASSAIPTKTATCGPDDTPIDLQGACTNFGIPAMAVASGDLLVSQKLTITYGDDATPAEDRFAFTPVERKSPTSLWGQPHTVPGHDDRIMTPDVNDPEFVTENGHDTLGGFSIVPAKAPKPGMTALLDASVLQYDTLLRRDVYQWQPLAAWVDSGEGDTQRRDDIAASLGPSTTRDQILGAMGFDPAADVQVDPQAIATSFVIAPAVHAH from the coding sequence ATGACATCGTCGAAGTCTTTGAAGGATCTGACGAATGCAGATCTATTGCCCGCTCCCATCCACCAGAGCCTCGCGCTGGACGCCCAGGCCCCCGTCCCCGTCACGTGGTTGAAGACCATCAAGCAGGTCATCGAGGGCCCACCCGATCAGCCGATATCGTGGATCCCGCTCCAGAAATCGCTCGGCCCCTTCGATTTCGAGCAGGTGGGCCTCCAGCTCCACGATGACGAGACCCTCTGGGTCTACGTCGACGGCTCCTTTGCCGCTTACGGCTTCTCGGTCACGCCCAAGGGGCTCGCCGTCAGCTCACCGATCCACGACCTCTCGCCCGCGGTCCACCTCGATGGATTCGGTGTCGCCTACAAGAACGACGCCCTGACCCTGGGCCTCGCCCTCCAGCGCGCCCAGCGCACCGACGCCGATGGGAACGCAACCACCGAATACGACGGCACGGGCGCCATTCAGTTCACCGTGGGCAAGAGCGCGGTGGGCCTGAGCATCATCGGCTCCTGGGCGTCCTACGAGGGAACCCCCGCGCTCTTCCTCTACGGCGTCGTCGCGGTCCCCATCGCGTTCCCGCCGTTCTTCGACATCAAGGCCGTCTCTCTCGGCTTCGGCTTCAACAACTCCCTGTCCGTTCCCCCGATCGACAAGGTCACCGAGTTCCCCCTCGTCGCCGAGGCCATCGACGGCACGATGCAGCAGGTCGACGCGAAGGGATCGAACATGGCCTCGATCCTGAGCAGCGAACTCGACAGCCTCGCGAGCTACATCAAGCCCGTCCCCGGCGCTGGTTTTCTCGCGGTCGGCCTCAAGTTCTCCGCGTTCAGGGTCATCGATGGCTTCGTCCTCCTCAGCGCCGACCTCGGCGCCCACACCTTCGAGATCGATGTCCTCGGCGTCGCCGACCTCGTCGTCCCGTACGTCGAAGGCAAGCGCAAGGTCAGCCCCCTCATCGAGATGCGCATGCTCCTCGAGGCGAGCTTCGCCCCCTTCGACGGCTACTTCGGGATCATCGCCGAGCTCGACCCGTCCTCGTACGTCTTCATGAAGAGCTGCCACATCACCGGCGGCTTTGCGAGCTACGTGTGGTTCGCCCAGGAGCACGCCGGCGACTTCGTGATCACCCTGGGTGGCTATCACCCGCGGTACGTCGTGCCGTCCCATTACCCCACCGTCCCGCGCCTGGGCGTCGACTGGCAGATCGACAAGTTCACCCACCTCAAGGGCGACCTCTATTACGCCCTCTGCGCCCACGCGATGATGGCCGGCGGCTACGCCGAGATCCATTTCGACTGTGCGGGCGTCTACGCCGACTTCAAGGTGGGCGCCGACTTCCTCATCTCCTGGCAGCCTTACTACTACGACATCGACGTCGGCATCGACCTGCGCGGCGGCGTGGACTTCGTCGGGCCGATCGACGTCGGCGCGAGCATCCACCTCTGGGGGCCGGACTTCGGCGGCTATGCGTCCGTGCGCGTCCTGTTCATCACCATCACCGTCTCGTTCGGCGACCAGTCCTCGATTTACCCCCTCGCCGTCGACTGGGACGCGTTCCAGGACAACCTGCCCGACGACGACGGCATGTGCAGCCTCGCGGTCTCGACGGGCCTCCGCCAGCAGGTCACCGACACCGACGGCGAGACGCCGGTCTACGTCATCGACCCGAAAGCGTTCGCCATCAGCGCCTCCTCCGCCATCCCCACGAAGACGGCGACCTGCGGCCCGGACGACACGCCCATCGACCTGCAGGGCGCCTGCACGAACTTCGGGATCCCCGCGATGGCCGTCGCGAGCGGCGACCTGCTCGTCTCGCAGAAGCTCACCATCACCTACGGCGACGACGCGACCCCCGCCGAGGACCGCTTCGCCTTCACCCCCGTCGAGAGAAAGTCGCCCACCTCGCTCTGGGGCCAGCCGCACACGGTGCCCGGCCACGACGACCGGATCATGACCCCCGACGTGAACGATCCAGAGTTCGTCACCGAGAACGGCCACGACACGCTCGGCGGCTTCAGCATCGTCCCGGCCAAGGCCCCGAAGCCCGGCATGACGGCGCTGCTCGACGCGAGCGTGCTCCAGTACGACACGCTGCTACGCC